A segment of the Bacillus sp. es.034 genome:
GCAATATAAATTCCCCAGGGTCACCATATTGGGGATTTTTTTCGTTAGTTTCATTTTTAGTCCTCGCTCTGCCAAATATTCTATTAGTATTAGAATACCATTTTATTCATCCTCATAAAGCTGTGTCATAAAAAATTTCAATATTTCCTGTAAAAAAGTCCTTTTTTAATTTACAAACCTCAAAATTAGACATACTATAAACAAGGATGATATTAACACAAATTGAACGGAATCACATTCTTAAAATATATGGTGATGATTATATGATTAGAAAAAAACTAAGAGAAATAAAGTGCCTGACTTTAAAACTATTACGCCTTAAAGATAATGCTCATAGCATCGCTTTGGGATTCACGGTTGGCTTATTGATTAATTTCGTACCTTCCTTCGGCATCGGTCCTGTCATTTCTACAGCCAGTGCAAAAATATTCAAGGGAAACCCGTTCGCGGGATTAGTTGGCGGGGTCTCTTTAATCTGGGCTTTCCCTTTCTTCTTCTATTTGAATCTTGTTGTAGGACATCTCTTCTTCCCGGTTGATTCTTCGGGTGATGCAGTAGGGGTTGGAATACAAATAGGAAAAGCTTTCATTACAGGAATGATGATCAATATCCCTTTATGCGGGATCCTGATCTATGCCATCATGAATTCTGCCGTTAAAAAATATCGAGGGACATTGCTGACGTTTGTTCAAAGAAAGTGGAACGTATAACCCTCCCTCTTTTACTTTCAAATTTTTGAAACTCTTTCACGGATTCATTCGTATATATTTTTATAATGAATTCTTACTTATGAATACCACATTTTATACTATTTCGTCTCGCACTTTGTTATAATTTAACTATTACAAGTCGAGCATAAAAGGAGAAAGAGGAGGATCGAAATGACTGGAACCATAGCTGTGATCATGATTTTTTCCATACCCATTCTCGGTATCGTTACAGACCATTTCCAAAAGCAATCCAAGCTGAAGCAAAAAATGATAGAAGATGAACTCGAACTCGAAAAACTCAAACATGAAAATTTCGTCATAGAAACCCAAAAAATGAGGCTTGAATTAGAAAAGATGAACCTTGAGGATCCCAAGGAAAAAACGCATACGATTTGAAGAAATACAGTGAAAGAGCCGGTCACAAAGTGGCAGGCTCTATTCCATGATTATGTTAAATATTCCTCCGCTAGGGATGGGTTGAGATACCTTGCCATTCCCGTTTTCAAACTTTTCATACCGTGTTTTCTATAGAAAGCTTCATTGCCCGTAGTCGAAATCAATAAAACACAAGATACATCCGCCAGTTGCTCCAATAAATCCTTCATAATAACAGTCGCAATCCCCTTCTTTTGATAATCACGGTGCACGACCACATCATAGATCGTCGCGTTGAATACTCCATCCGTCAAGGCTCTACCCACCCCAACGATACGCCCTTCTAAAATGGCCAGAGATACGATATCACTTCTGATAAATATTTTGGAAATCACCTCATCTGTATGCTTAAGCCACCCTACTGAATGGTAAACATCTTTCATTTCATTCAGCCTCTCTGGTTCAAAACGGTTCAGGATTCTTACGCTCACCGTTCCCCCTCCTTACTTTCTATTATGAATATCATATTTTATTTTCAAAAAATCATAGCTGCTTCCATTCTTTGGTTCGCTGAATGCTCCAATCCCACAAACCAATCTCCTTTTGGATAGCGTAAATCTATTAACGATTTTCCTGTTACCTCATTTCCCCCTTCAATTTGTGAATAACATCACTTACTTGGAGTACTCCCACGTTCCCCTCCTTCCTTTTTCTGAGTGACACCGACTGTTGCTGGATTTCTTTATCACCTACGACCATCATATAAGGAACTTTCTGCATCTCGGCTTCCCTGATTTTCAGCCCCATTTTCTGAACGCGATCGTCCAGTTCCACCCTGAATCCTTCTTTTTCAAGCTTTGACTTCACTTCTTGGGCATACGGGATATGAGCTTCAGATATAGGAAGGATTTTCATTTGATGGGGAGCCAGCCAAAGGGGGAAATCTCCTCCAAAATGCTCAATGATAATGGCCATGAACCTTTCAATCGATCCATAAATGGCCCGATGAATCATGATCGGTCTCTCTACACGGTTATCTTCACCGATATATTCACACTGGAATTTTTCAGGCATTTGAAAATCGAGTTGAACCGTTCCGCACTGCCAGCTTCTTCCCAGACAATCCAGAATGTGAAAGTCGATTTTCGGTCCGTAGAATGCTCCATCTCCATGATTGATATGATAATCGACGCCCCTGTCCTCTAATACACGTTCAAGATCCCCTTCCGCTTGATTCCAAAGGTCAACAGATCCCATAAAATCTTCCGGGCGAGTTGAAAGCTCGACTTTGTATTCGAAGCCGAATTTTCCATAAAACCGATCAATGAGATCGAGAACTTTATGGAGCTCTGCACGAATCTGATCTTCCCTTACGAATAGATGGGCATCATCTTGAGTGAAAGAACGGACTCTCAACAATCCGCTTAATGACCCTGAAAGCTCATGACGATGAACCAACCCAAGCTCACCATAACGAATAGGTAATTCCCGATAGCTTCGCCGCTTACTTTTATAAATCAGGACAGCTCCAGGACAG
Coding sequences within it:
- a CDS encoding DUF2062 domain-containing protein; translation: MIRKKLREIKCLTLKLLRLKDNAHSIALGFTVGLLINFVPSFGIGPVISTASAKIFKGNPFAGLVGGVSLIWAFPFFFYLNLVVGHLFFPVDSSGDAVGVGIQIGKAFITGMMINIPLCGILIYAIMNSAVKKYRGTLLTFVQRKWNV
- a CDS encoding GNAT family N-acetyltransferase; translation: MKDVYHSVGWLKHTDEVISKIFIRSDIVSLAILEGRIVGVGRALTDGVFNATIYDVVVHRDYQKKGIATVIMKDLLEQLADVSCVLLISTTGNEAFYRKHGMKSLKTGMARYLNPSLAEEYLT
- the thrS gene encoding threonine--tRNA ligase, translating into MSIQSEVEKRNHRKLGQELELFISMEEAPGMPFYLPKGMLLRNELEEFWKKEHLKAGYQEIRTPIMMKQELWEKSGHWDHYHENMYFSEVDDQKYAIKPMSCPGAVLIYKSKRRSYRELPIRYGELGLVHRHELSGSLSGLLRVRSFTQDDAHLFVREDQIRAELHKVLDLIDRFYGKFGFEYKVELSTRPEDFMGSVDLWNQAEGDLERVLEDRGVDYHINHGDGAFYGPKIDFHILDCLGRSWQCGTVQLDFQMPEKFQCEYIGEDNRVERPIMIHRAIYGSIERFMAIIIEHFGGDFPLWLAPHQMKILPISEAHIPYAQEVKSKLEKEGFRVELDDRVQKMGLKIREAEMQKVPYMMVVGDKEIQQQSVSLRKRKEGNVGVLQVSDVIHKLKGEMR